One region of Eupeodes corollae chromosome 1, idEupCoro1.1, whole genome shotgun sequence genomic DNA includes:
- the LOC129940209 gene encoding trypsin beta-like has product MFKFVVLLSVLACALGAAIPEESSVPDVVEPIPDLVEPIPDGLVVLPQLDGRIVGGQDASISKFPYQISLQRSGSHSCGGSLYSNRVVVTAAHCLQNVAASSLKVRVGSSTWNNGGALVGVASFKNHPNYNSRTMVNDIAVIHLSSAVSLNSNVRTIAMASSAPAHGTNAVVTGWGTRSSGASSIPATLQQVNVKIVGRSQCGSSSYSYGSSQIRETMICAAAPGKDSCQGDSGGPLVANGVQVGVVSWGYGCAQSNYPGVYSDVAALRSWVQANA; this is encoded by the coding sequence ATGTTCAAGTTTGTAGTTTTGTTGTCAGTACTTGCTTGCGCTCTGGGAGCTGCAATTCCCGAAGAGTCCTCGGTCCCAGATGTTGTCGAACCAATCCCAGACTTGGTTGAACCCATTCCTGATGGTTTGGTAGTTCTTCCCCAGTTGGACGGTCGTATTGTGGGCGGTCAAGACGCATCAATCTCCAAGTTCCCATACCAGATCTCGCTGCAAAGAAGTGGCTCCCATTCATGTGGTGGTAGCTTGTACAGCAACCGCGTCGTCGTCACAGCTGCTCATTGTCTACAAAACGTTGCTGCCAGTTCCCTCAAGGTCCGAGTTGGTTCATCCACATGGAACAATGGTGGTGCTCTTGTTGGAGTCGCTTCATTCAAGAACCATCCCAACTACAACTCCAGGACAATGGTTAACGACATTGCTGTTATTCATCTTAGCTCTGCTGTTTCCCTCAACTCCAACGTTAGGACAATTGCCATGGCAAGCTCTGCCCCAGCTCATGGAACCAATGCTGTCGTCACTGGATGGGGTACCCGTTCATCTGGTGCATCTTCCATTCCAGCAACTCTTCAACAAGTCAACGTCAAGATTGTTGGCAGGTCACAATGTGGCTCAAGCTCATACTCATACGGTTCCAGTCAAATTAGAGAGACCATGATCTGCGCTGCTGCTCCCGGTAAGGACTCTTGCCAAGGTGATTCTGGTGGCCCATTGGTTGCCAACGGTGTTCAAGTCGGTGTTGTTTCTTGGGGATATGGTTGTGCCCAGTCCAACTACCCAGGTGTATACTCCGATGTTGCTGCACTCAGGTCCTGGGTTCAAGCTAACGCTTAA